In one Neobacillus sp. CF12 genomic region, the following are encoded:
- the hisS gene encoding histidine--tRNA ligase: MSMSIPRGTQDILPGEVEKWQLIEAKARELCEKYQYQEIRTPIFEHTDLFSRGVGDTTDIVQKEMYTFDDRGGRSLTLRPEGTAAVVRSFVEKKMFGYPNQPVKLYYMGPMFRYERPQAGRFRQFVQFGIEALGSNDPAIDAEVISLAMNLYKEMGLKKLKLVINSLGDKESRSAHRNALINHFQPRIGEFCQDCQNRLEKNPLRILDCKQDHNHELMKSAPSIINYLNEDSKVYFEKLQKYLTQLDIAFVVDPNLVRGLDYYNHTAFEIMSDAEGFGAITTLCGGGRYNGLAEEMGGPETPGIGFAMSIERFIAALKAEGIELEINQGIDCYIASLGEEAKDYTVGLLQKLRLAGVSAERDYLNRKIKAQFKAADRLNAKYVAVLGDDELTNNKINLKNMATGEQMEIELSRFVEYFQELKR; encoded by the coding sequence ATGTCGATGAGCATTCCAAGAGGCACGCAGGACATTCTGCCAGGAGAGGTAGAAAAATGGCAGCTGATTGAAGCAAAAGCGAGAGAGCTTTGCGAGAAATATCAATATCAAGAAATTCGCACACCTATCTTTGAACATACGGATCTATTTTCTCGAGGCGTTGGTGATACCACGGATATTGTTCAAAAGGAAATGTACACATTTGATGATCGTGGCGGTCGCAGCCTTACGCTAAGACCAGAAGGAACAGCAGCTGTTGTAAGGTCGTTTGTTGAGAAAAAAATGTTTGGTTATCCTAATCAACCTGTAAAGCTTTATTATATGGGACCTATGTTCCGATATGAACGCCCGCAAGCAGGCCGGTTCCGTCAGTTTGTTCAATTTGGTATTGAAGCATTAGGCAGTAACGATCCAGCCATTGATGCAGAAGTAATTTCGCTTGCAATGAATTTATACAAGGAAATGGGCTTGAAAAAGTTAAAGCTTGTCATCAATAGTCTTGGCGATAAGGAGAGCAGAAGTGCTCACCGTAATGCGTTAATCAATCACTTTCAACCGCGAATCGGAGAGTTTTGTCAGGATTGTCAAAACCGTCTTGAAAAAAATCCGTTGCGAATCCTTGATTGCAAACAGGATCATAATCACGAATTAATGAAATCTGCACCGTCCATTATCAACTATCTAAATGAAGATTCGAAAGTTTATTTCGAAAAATTACAGAAGTATTTAACACAATTAGACATTGCGTTTGTAGTAGATCCGAACCTAGTTCGTGGGTTGGATTATTATAATCACACAGCTTTTGAGATTATGAGTGATGCAGAAGGATTTGGAGCGATTACTACTTTATGCGGCGGTGGACGTTATAACGGCCTAGCGGAAGAAATGGGCGGTCCAGAAACTCCGGGAATTGGTTTTGCAATGAGTATTGAGCGCTTCATTGCTGCATTAAAGGCTGAAGGAATTGAGCTTGAAATCAATCAAGGTATTGATTGTTATATTGCCTCCCTCGGTGAAGAAGCAAAGGATTATACAGTAGGACTTTTACAGAAGTTAAGGCTTGCTGGTGTATCGGCGGAGAGAGATTATTTAAACCGAAAAATCAAAGCACAATTTAAAGCAGCCGACCGTTTGAATGCAAAATATGTTGCCGTTCTCGGTGATGACGAACTTACTAATAATAAAATTAATCTAAAAAATATGGCTACAGGCGAGCAAATGGAAATCGAGTTATCACGCTTTGTAGAATATTTTCAAGAACTTAAGAGATAA
- the aspS gene encoding aspartate--tRNA ligase, producing MYGRTYFCGDVPESAIGEKITLKGWVSKRRDLGGLIFIDLRDRTGIVQVVFNPDVSKEALETAEKIRSEYVLDIQGTVIAREDGTINPNLKTGKIEVQAESVTIINEAKTPPFSITDKTDASEDIRLKYRYLDFRRPVIFETLKMRHQVTKQIRDFLDSQGFLDIETPILTKSTPEGARDYLVPSRVHPGEFYALPQSPQLFKQLLMLGGIERYYQIARCFRDEDLRADRQPEFTQIDIETSFLGQEDILGLMEKMMTGLMKEVKGLEIPSPFPRMTYDEAMSRFGSDKPDTRFGLELVDLSEVVKESGFKVFSAAVANGGQVKAINVTGGAEKYSRKDIDALTEFVSVYGAKGLAWLKVDAEGLKGPIAKFFADEDSQALRTVLNANEGDLLLFVADKKSVVADALGALRSKLGKELGLIDQSKFNFLWITDWPLLEYGEEEGRYYAAHHPFTMPVREDLPYLDTDPARVRAQAYDLVLNGYELGGGSLRIFERPVQEKMFSVLGFTPEEAQDQFGFLMNAFEYGTPPHGGIALGLDRLVMLLAGSTNLRDTIAFPKTASASDLLTNAPGEVSEAQLKELHLSLNVTNKNE from the coding sequence ATGTATGGGAGAACGTATTTTTGTGGCGATGTACCAGAGTCAGCCATTGGAGAAAAAATAACGCTTAAAGGCTGGGTTTCAAAACGCCGTGACCTAGGTGGATTAATTTTTATCGATTTACGGGACCGCACAGGTATCGTCCAAGTAGTTTTTAATCCGGATGTATCAAAAGAAGCACTAGAAACGGCTGAGAAGATTCGAAGCGAGTATGTTCTTGATATCCAAGGAACAGTGATTGCTCGTGAGGATGGAACGATTAATCCTAATTTAAAAACCGGTAAAATAGAGGTTCAAGCTGAAAGTGTAACGATCATTAACGAAGCGAAAACACCTCCATTTTCCATTACGGATAAAACAGATGCATCTGAAGATATTCGTCTAAAATATCGCTATTTAGATTTCCGTCGTCCGGTGATTTTTGAAACATTAAAAATGCGTCACCAAGTAACAAAGCAAATTAGAGATTTCCTAGATTCGCAAGGGTTCTTAGATATTGAAACACCTATCTTAACCAAGAGCACTCCTGAGGGAGCACGTGACTATTTGGTACCGAGCCGCGTTCATCCTGGTGAGTTCTACGCACTTCCACAATCACCACAGTTGTTCAAACAGCTATTGATGTTAGGTGGAATTGAGCGTTACTATCAAATCGCCCGCTGTTTCCGTGATGAAGATTTACGGGCAGACCGTCAGCCAGAATTCACTCAGATTGATATTGAAACTAGTTTCCTAGGCCAGGAAGATATCCTAGGCTTAATGGAAAAAATGATGACAGGGTTAATGAAGGAGGTAAAAGGTCTAGAAATTCCTTCTCCATTCCCACGGATGACCTATGATGAAGCGATGAGCCGATTTGGTTCAGATAAACCTGATACTCGTTTTGGCCTAGAGTTGGTTGACCTTTCTGAGGTTGTTAAGGAATCAGGCTTTAAAGTATTCTCAGCTGCAGTTGCAAACGGTGGTCAGGTAAAGGCTATTAATGTAACAGGCGGTGCCGAAAAGTATTCCCGTAAGGACATTGACGCCCTAACTGAATTTGTATCCGTTTATGGAGCAAAAGGACTCGCATGGTTAAAGGTGGATGCTGAAGGGTTAAAAGGACCGATTGCTAAGTTCTTCGCAGATGAGGATTCTCAGGCTCTAAGAACTGTGTTAAATGCAAATGAGGGAGACCTTCTCCTTTTTGTAGCTGACAAGAAAAGTGTAGTGGCTGATGCATTAGGTGCACTTCGCTCTAAACTCGGAAAAGAATTAGGGTTAATCGACCAAAGTAAATTCAATTTCTTATGGATTACAGATTGGCCATTGCTTGAGTATGGTGAAGAAGAAGGCCGCTATTATGCTGCCCATCATCCATTCACAATGCCAGTGAGAGAAGACCTGCCGTACTTAGATACAGATCCTGCTAGAGTTCGTGCACAGGCCTATGACCTTGTATTGAATGGTTATGAGCTTGGAGGCGGCTCGTTACGGATTTTTGAGCGTCCTGTTCAGGAAAAAATGTTTAGTGTTCTTGGATTTACACCTGAAGAGGCACAAGACCAATTCGGTTTCTTGATGAACGCTTTTGAATATGGAACACCGCCGCATGGAGGAATTGCTCTTGGTTTGGACCGATTGGTTATGCTCCTTGCAGGCAGTACCAACCTGCGTGACACCATTGCTTTTCCGAAAACAGCAAGTGCCAGCGACTTGTTGACTAACGCGCCAGGTGAAGTTTCTGAAGCCCAATTAAAAGAACTGCATTTGTCACTAAATGTTACCAATAAAAACGAATAA